Proteins encoded by one window of Actinocorallia herbida:
- a CDS encoding sulfurtransferase — protein MSTGHQPLPERDGSGHTDEVRPLIDAQGLARLRDQAVILDVRWRLGGPPGVEAYRAGHIPGAAYVDLDTELAARPGAGGRHPLPAAADFQAAMRRAGVSDDSLVVVYDDADATSAARAWWCLRYFGHPRVRVLDGGFTAWTRAGLPVATESAAPEPGGFTARPGTLPVVDAEGAAALAKAGVLLDARAAERFRGEVEPVDPVAGHIPGAVNAPTWANVGGDGRFLPPAVLRERFAALGATDAADVAVYCGSGVTAAHEILALTLAGVPAALYPPSWSGWITDPSRPVAKGA, from the coding sequence ATGAGCACGGGACATCAGCCCCTCCCCGAACGGGACGGCAGCGGTCACACTGACGAGGTGCGCCCCCTCATCGACGCGCAGGGGCTCGCCCGCCTGCGCGACCAGGCAGTGATCCTCGACGTCCGGTGGCGCCTGGGCGGCCCGCCCGGCGTCGAGGCCTACCGCGCCGGGCACATCCCCGGCGCGGCCTACGTGGACCTCGACACCGAGCTGGCCGCGCGGCCCGGCGCGGGCGGGCGGCACCCGCTGCCGGCCGCCGCGGACTTCCAGGCGGCGATGCGGCGGGCCGGGGTCTCCGACGACTCCCTCGTCGTGGTCTACGACGACGCCGACGCCACGAGCGCCGCCCGCGCGTGGTGGTGCCTGCGCTACTTCGGCCACCCGCGCGTGCGCGTCCTGGACGGCGGCTTCACCGCCTGGACCAGGGCTGGCCTGCCGGTGGCGACCGAGTCCGCGGCGCCGGAGCCCGGCGGCTTCACCGCCCGGCCGGGCACGTTGCCGGTGGTCGACGCCGAGGGCGCGGCCGCGCTCGCCAAGGCGGGGGTGCTGCTGGACGCGCGCGCCGCCGAGCGGTTCCGGGGCGAGGTCGAGCCGGTCGACCCGGTCGCGGGCCACATCCCCGGTGCCGTCAACGCGCCCACCTGGGCCAACGTGGGCGGCGACGGCAGGTTCCTGCCTCCGGCGGTGCTCCGCGAGCGGTTCGCCGCCCTGGGCGCCACCGACGCCGCCGACGTCGCGGTCTACTGCGGCTCCGGCGTCACCGCGGCCCACGAGATCCTCGCCCTGACCCTCGCGGGCGTCCCCGCCGCGCTCTACCCGCCGTCCTGGTCCGGCTGGATCACCGACCCGTCCCGTCCCGTGGCCAAGGGCGCCTGA
- a CDS encoding alkaline phosphatase family protein, which yields MTGLGEIPVPRYGETALADLSSSVLGSLGVAGAANVLDLPELPRACVLLIDGMGWELLKAHPEETPFLSSLPGRALTAGFPATTVTSLSSLSTGLPPGAHGMLGYQVAVPGEGRLLNCLRWDNGQTDPESFQPRRTVYSRAADAGITSSYIASGAYMGSGFNSAITRGVKYVPADGMGQLVARAEEALEGKRAHVTVYHSDLDTAGHMYGAGSKTWRHQLRFVDLLAERLAEVVPAGTGLYVTADHGMTNPDEKVDIDDHPALTEGVALFGGEARARHVYTVDGAADDVLAAYTEFFGDRAWVMSRAQAVAAGCFGPVDPAMLPRIGDVVAVARGGLAIVRTAVDPIDGLMVGMHGSLVPEEQLVPLLWEAR from the coding sequence ATGACGGGCCTCGGGGAGATCCCGGTCCCCCGCTACGGGGAGACGGCGCTCGCCGACCTCTCCTCGTCGGTGCTGGGCTCGCTGGGCGTGGCCGGCGCGGCGAACGTGCTCGACCTGCCGGAGCTGCCGCGCGCCTGCGTGCTGCTCATCGACGGCATGGGCTGGGAGCTGCTCAAGGCGCATCCGGAGGAGACGCCCTTCCTGAGCTCCCTTCCCGGCCGGGCTCTCACCGCCGGATTCCCGGCCACCACCGTGACGAGCCTCAGCTCCCTGTCCACCGGCCTGCCTCCGGGCGCGCACGGGATGCTCGGCTACCAGGTCGCCGTTCCCGGGGAAGGGAGGCTGCTCAACTGCCTCCGCTGGGACAACGGGCAGACCGACCCCGAGTCCTTCCAGCCCCGCCGCACGGTCTACTCCCGGGCCGCCGACGCGGGCATCACCTCCAGCTACATCGCCTCCGGCGCGTACATGGGCAGCGGCTTCAACTCGGCCATCACCCGGGGCGTGAAGTACGTCCCCGCCGACGGCATGGGCCAGCTCGTCGCGCGCGCCGAGGAGGCCCTGGAGGGCAAGCGCGCGCACGTCACCGTGTACCACTCCGACCTGGACACCGCGGGCCACATGTACGGCGCGGGCTCCAAGACCTGGCGGCACCAGCTCAGGTTCGTCGACCTGCTGGCCGAACGGCTCGCCGAGGTCGTCCCGGCGGGGACCGGCCTGTACGTCACCGCCGACCACGGCATGACGAACCCGGACGAGAAGGTCGACATCGACGACCACCCGGCGCTGACCGAGGGCGTCGCGCTGTTCGGCGGCGAGGCCAGGGCCCGGCACGTCTACACCGTCGACGGCGCCGCCGACGACGTCCTCGCGGCCTACACGGAGTTCTTCGGCGACCGCGCGTGGGTCATGTCCCGCGCGCAGGCGGTCGCCGCGGGCTGCTTCGGCCCGGTCGACCCGGCGATGCTGCCCCGCATCGGCGACGTCGTCGCCGTCGCGCGCGGCGGCCTGGCGATCGTCCGTACCGCGGTCGACCCGATCGACGGCCTCATGGTCGGCATGCACGGCTCGCTCGTGCCCGAGGAGCAACTGGTGCCGCTGCTGTGGGAGGCGCGATGA
- a CDS encoding DUF5998 family protein → MRETRAKDDHGLRSAIERSGYYPELVAGAVESAMGTEEVLAYVVHHEAAFDPGMEVRRHVTVLVLSPTRLLFCHTDEHPPSDLVPQPHCSTTTEAVKLDRISSVAVTRVVPRPERYVPGVPPTEVVLTLGWGVNSRIDLEPAGCGDENCDADHGYTGAVTSDDLSLRVSEAADGAEAVSQVLAFAEALTAVTTV, encoded by the coding sequence ATGAGGGAAACCCGAGCGAAGGACGACCACGGGTTGCGCAGCGCGATCGAGCGCAGCGGCTACTACCCGGAGCTGGTCGCCGGAGCCGTCGAGTCGGCAATGGGCACCGAGGAAGTACTCGCCTACGTGGTCCACCACGAGGCGGCGTTCGACCCCGGCATGGAGGTGCGCAGGCACGTCACCGTCCTCGTCCTGTCGCCGACGCGGCTGCTGTTCTGCCACACCGACGAGCACCCGCCGAGCGACCTCGTGCCGCAGCCGCACTGCTCGACCACGACCGAGGCGGTCAAGCTCGACCGCATCTCCTCGGTCGCCGTCACCAGGGTCGTGCCGCGCCCGGAGCGCTATGTGCCGGGCGTGCCGCCCACCGAGGTCGTGCTGACCCTCGGCTGGGGCGTGAACTCCCGGATCGACCTGGAGCCGGCCGGCTGCGGCGACGAGAACTGCGACGCCGACCACGGCTACACCGGCGCGGTCACGTCCGACGACCTGTCCCTGCGCGTCAGCGAGGCGGCGGACGGCGCGGAGGCCGTCAGCCAGGTGCTGGCGTTCGCCGAGGCGCTCACGGCGGTGACGACCGTATGA
- a CDS encoding GNAT family N-acetyltransferase encodes MTDHPYPDHWEADVVLSDGGTAHLRPIKAEDAELLRAFYSRVSAESIYYRFFSPRPHLSEKEIRHFTTVDYSDRVALIATIGQQMVGVVRYDRTKDPDQAEVAFLVEDAHQGRGVGSVLLEHLAAAARERGLARFEANVLPDNRKMTKVFKEAGYAAVQRFEDGIIQLTLDLSPTETSVEVMAAREHRAESRSIRRLLHPASVAVIGASRVSHSVGQTVLRNLLGADFTGPVYPVHPEAHAVAGVRAYRAVAEIPDEVDLAVVAVPSSAVQDVIAQCAAKGVHGLVVVSSGFAEMGETGRSAQQDLVRVARANGMRVVGPNCLGIANTDPAVRLNASLAPVLPYRGPVGFFSQSGALGIAILQRTAERGLGLSTFISAGNRADVSGNDLLQYWEADPSTTAVMLHLESIGNPRKFTRLARRVSLSKPIVAVKTGRSLQGVPLGHSVRRIELPDHAVSALFEQAGMLRVEDLGEMFDVAQLLAYQPLPAGNRVAIIDNADSLGLLAQDSAAAHGLVAGPLASLGPNAVAADYTRALTEALEDKSCDAVIVMYTPPVLGGAELMLSGVRESEPVAEAISAVARESSKPILATYLGQKGMPRALRVLSPTGEPGPGSVPSYSAPDDAVRALSYASRYASWRRRPHGHVPDLEGIDQERARDLVAGWLARGERGDAEELLACYGVSVGGQRGGVAVHIVTQEDPSFGAVVSFRLSDIAAALLDDRAYRLAPLTDLEAADMVRAIRMAPLLFGHQGADKVAVESLEELLIRVARLASDLPEAARLELEPVMVDATGVTVTDARLTLAQPPGPRLPLEPRRM; translated from the coding sequence GTGACCGATCATCCCTATCCCGATCACTGGGAGGCCGACGTCGTCCTCTCCGACGGCGGGACCGCCCACCTGCGCCCCATCAAAGCCGAGGACGCGGAGCTGCTGCGGGCTTTCTACTCGCGGGTCTCGGCCGAGTCGATCTACTACCGGTTCTTCTCCCCGCGTCCCCACCTGAGCGAGAAGGAGATTCGGCATTTCACCACGGTCGACTATTCCGACCGGGTGGCGTTGATCGCCACGATTGGTCAGCAAATGGTGGGCGTGGTCCGTTATGACAGGACAAAGGATCCCGACCAGGCCGAGGTGGCGTTCCTCGTCGAGGACGCCCACCAGGGCCGCGGCGTCGGCTCGGTCCTGCTGGAGCACCTCGCCGCGGCGGCCAGGGAGCGCGGCCTCGCCCGCTTCGAGGCCAACGTGCTGCCCGACAACCGCAAGATGACCAAGGTCTTCAAGGAGGCCGGGTACGCCGCGGTCCAGCGGTTCGAGGACGGGATCATCCAGCTCACCCTGGACCTCTCGCCCACCGAGACCTCCGTGGAGGTCATGGCCGCCCGCGAGCACCGGGCGGAGTCCCGGTCCATCCGGCGGCTGCTGCACCCCGCGTCGGTCGCGGTGATCGGCGCCAGCCGCGTCTCGCACAGCGTCGGCCAGACGGTCCTGCGCAACCTCCTCGGCGCGGACTTCACCGGACCCGTCTACCCGGTGCACCCCGAGGCGCACGCCGTCGCCGGCGTGCGCGCCTACCGGGCGGTCGCCGAGATCCCCGACGAGGTGGACCTCGCGGTGGTCGCGGTGCCCTCCTCGGCGGTCCAGGACGTGATCGCCCAGTGCGCGGCCAAGGGCGTGCACGGCCTCGTCGTCGTCTCCTCCGGCTTCGCCGAGATGGGCGAGACCGGCCGCTCGGCCCAGCAGGACCTCGTCCGGGTCGCCCGCGCCAACGGCATGCGCGTGGTCGGCCCCAACTGCCTCGGCATCGCCAACACCGACCCCGCGGTGCGGCTGAACGCCAGCCTCGCCCCCGTGCTGCCCTACCGGGGGCCCGTCGGCTTCTTCTCCCAGTCCGGCGCCCTCGGCATCGCCATCCTCCAGCGGACCGCCGAGCGCGGCCTCGGCCTCTCCACGTTCATCTCCGCGGGCAACCGGGCCGACGTCTCGGGCAACGACCTCCTCCAGTACTGGGAGGCCGACCCCTCGACCACCGCCGTCATGCTCCACCTGGAGTCGATAGGCAACCCCCGCAAGTTCACCCGCCTGGCCCGCCGCGTCTCCCTCAGCAAGCCGATCGTCGCGGTGAAGACGGGCCGGTCGCTCCAGGGCGTGCCCCTCGGCCACTCGGTCCGCCGGATCGAGCTGCCCGACCACGCGGTCAGCGCGCTCTTCGAGCAGGCGGGCATGCTGCGGGTGGAGGACCTCGGCGAGATGTTCGACGTCGCCCAGCTGCTCGCCTACCAGCCGCTGCCCGCGGGCAACCGTGTCGCGATCATCGACAACGCCGACTCCCTCGGGCTGCTCGCCCAGGACTCCGCCGCGGCCCACGGGCTCGTCGCGGGCCCGCTCGCCTCGCTCGGCCCGAACGCGGTGGCGGCCGACTACACCCGCGCGCTCACCGAGGCCCTGGAAGACAAGTCCTGCGACGCGGTGATCGTCATGTACACGCCCCCGGTCCTCGGAGGGGCCGAGCTGATGCTGTCCGGCGTACGCGAGTCCGAGCCCGTCGCCGAGGCGATCTCCGCCGTCGCCCGGGAGTCCTCCAAGCCCATCCTGGCGACCTACCTCGGCCAGAAGGGCATGCCGCGCGCCTTGCGGGTGCTGTCGCCGACGGGGGAACCCGGTCCGGGCTCCGTGCCTTCTTACTCCGCCCCCGACGACGCGGTTCGCGCCCTGTCCTACGCGTCCCGTTACGCGTCCTGGCGGCGCCGTCCGCACGGCCACGTCCCCGACCTGGAAGGGATCGACCAGGAACGGGCGCGTGATCTCGTCGCAGGGTGGCTGGCCAGGGGCGAACGCGGAGACGCCGAAGAACTCCTCGCCTGCTACGGCGTCTCCGTAGGGGGACAGCGCGGTGGCGTCGCGGTCCACATCGTCACGCAGGAGGACCCGTCTTTCGGGGCGGTCGTGTCCTTCCGCCTGTCGGACATCGCCGCGGCGCTCCTCGACGACCGCGCCTACCGCCTCGCCCCCCTGACCGATCTTGAGGCCGCCGACATGGTCCGGGCCATCCGGATGGCCCCTTTGCTCTTCGGCCACCAGGGCGCGGACAAGGTCGCCGTCGAATCCCTGGAGGAACTGCTCATCCGGGTCGCGCGGCTGGCCAGCGACCTGCCCGAGGCGGCAAGGCTGGAGCTGGAGCCGGTCATGGTCGACGCCACGGGCGTCACGGTCACCGACGCCCGTCTCACCCTGGCCCAACCGCCGGGCCCGCGCCTGCCCCTGGAGCCCCGCCGGATGTGA
- a CDS encoding carbohydrate kinase family protein, translating to MTRVVVVGDLMTDAVARAAYPLAKGSDTPASVTMHGGGSGANVSAWLAVEGVDVAFVGRRGSDINGRNRDMELMGYGVDARLVMDPERPTGTCVILITHKGDRTMMSDPGANGALLPDDIPADLFTPGGHLHVSGYSLLNEGSRNAALHALRLAGKAGMSVSVDGASSSPLKRAGAEPFFEWTHGTKLLIVSTSEAEALTGRDEPELAAKVLTAWYPQVVIKMADEGSLWYTNGRPEPIVVPAEPVEKVVDGTGAGDAFTAGFLPAWLDGKPPAEALAAGNRLAARAITHLGARPAL from the coding sequence ATGACACGCGTGGTCGTGGTCGGCGATCTGATGACCGACGCCGTGGCACGAGCCGCGTACCCCCTGGCCAAGGGGAGCGACACCCCGGCCAGCGTGACGATGCACGGCGGGGGTTCGGGGGCGAACGTCTCGGCCTGGCTCGCGGTCGAGGGGGTCGACGTAGCGTTCGTCGGCCGCCGCGGCTCCGACATCAACGGCCGGAACCGGGACATGGAACTGATGGGCTACGGCGTCGACGCCCGGCTCGTCATGGACCCGGAGCGGCCGACCGGCACCTGCGTGATCCTGATCACGCACAAGGGCGACCGGACCATGATGTCCGACCCGGGGGCCAACGGCGCGCTGCTGCCGGACGACATCCCCGCGGACCTCTTCACGCCCGGCGGCCATCTGCACGTCTCGGGGTACTCGCTGCTCAACGAAGGCTCCCGCAACGCCGCGCTGCACGCGCTGCGCCTCGCGGGCAAGGCCGGCATGTCGGTCTCCGTCGACGGAGCCTCCTCCTCGCCGCTCAAGCGCGCGGGGGCCGAGCCCTTCTTCGAGTGGACCCACGGCACCAAGCTGCTGATCGTCAGCACCTCGGAGGCCGAGGCGCTGACCGGCAGGGACGAGCCCGAACTCGCCGCCAAGGTGCTCACCGCCTGGTACCCGCAGGTCGTCATCAAGATGGCCGACGAGGGCTCCCTGTGGTACACCAACGGCCGCCCCGAGCCGATCGTGGTGCCCGCGGAACCCGTCGAGAAGGTGGTCGACGGCACCGGCGCGGGCGACGCCTTCACCGCGGGGTTCCTGCCCGCGTGGCTCGACGGCAAGCCCCCGGCCGAGGCGCTCGCCGCGGGCAACCGCCTCGCCGCGCGCGCCATCACGCACCTGGGCGCGCGCCCGGCTCTGTAA
- a CDS encoding methionine ABC transporter ATP-binding protein, which yields MIKLDDLTKVYRARGRTVTALDGVSLDVAEGEIHGVIGRSGAGKSTLLRSVNVLERPDTGRVFVDGADLLALRGDDLRKARQRIGMIHQHFGLLGSRDVTGNVAFPLEVTGVPRRERLRRVAELLELVGLTEHARAHPAQLSGGQKQRVGIARALAADPKVLLSDEATSALDPETTDSVLDLLRDLNRDLGLTILLITHEMGVVKKICDSASIMRDGAIVETGPVLDLLASPGSELARGLFPLPAPTVRPDTTVLDVTFIGDDASTPFISSLARTYSIDVNVLGGAIEEVGDTRVGRLRIELPGTPELNAPQIAHLRESGLTLEIAA from the coding sequence TTGATCAAGCTCGACGACCTCACCAAGGTGTACCGCGCCCGCGGCCGCACCGTGACCGCGCTGGACGGCGTCAGCCTCGACGTCGCCGAAGGCGAGATCCACGGGGTGATCGGCCGCAGCGGCGCCGGCAAGAGCACCCTCCTGCGCAGCGTCAACGTGCTGGAGCGGCCCGACACCGGCCGCGTCTTCGTCGACGGCGCCGACCTGCTCGCCCTGCGCGGCGACGACCTGCGCAAGGCCAGGCAGCGCATCGGCATGATCCACCAGCACTTCGGCCTGCTCGGCTCCCGCGACGTCACCGGCAACGTCGCGTTCCCGCTGGAGGTGACCGGAGTGCCCCGCCGCGAACGCCTGCGCCGCGTCGCCGAACTCCTGGAGCTCGTCGGCCTCACCGAGCACGCCCGCGCGCACCCGGCGCAGCTGTCCGGCGGCCAGAAGCAGCGCGTCGGCATCGCCCGCGCGCTGGCCGCCGACCCCAAGGTGCTGCTGTCCGACGAGGCCACCTCCGCGCTCGACCCGGAGACCACCGACTCCGTCCTCGACCTGCTGCGCGACCTCAACCGCGACCTCGGCCTGACGATCCTGCTGATCACGCACGAGATGGGCGTCGTCAAGAAGATCTGCGACTCCGCCTCGATCATGCGCGACGGCGCGATCGTCGAGACAGGCCCGGTGCTCGACCTGCTGGCCAGTCCCGGCTCGGAACTCGCGCGCGGCCTGTTCCCGCTGCCCGCGCCGACCGTGCGGCCCGACACGACGGTCCTCGACGTCACCTTCATCGGCGACGACGCCTCGACGCCGTTCATCTCCTCCCTCGCCCGCACGTACTCCATCGACGTGAACGTGCTCGGCGGCGCCATCGAGGAGGTCGGCGACACCCGCGTCGGCAGGCTGCGCATCGAGCTGCCCGGCACCCCCGAACTCAACGCCCCGCAGATCGCGCACCTGCGCGAGAGCGGCCTGACCCTGGAGATCGCGGCTTGA
- a CDS encoding methionine ABC transporter permease, with the protein MVWVSAVLTALGGLLLGVLLILTDRGGLAPCVPVNRVLGLVVNVGRSLPFIILMVAVLPLTRAVVGTTIGTEAAIVPLTIGAIPFFARLAETALREVDPGVVAAARAMGASRGQIVGKVLLREARPGLVAGLTVTVITLIGYSAMAGAIGGGGLGDLAIRYGYQRFETGTMIACVAVLVVLVQVIQMLGDLLVRRLSHK; encoded by the coding sequence ATGGTCTGGGTCTCCGCGGTGCTCACCGCCTTGGGCGGGCTCCTGCTGGGCGTCCTGCTCATCCTCACCGACCGCGGCGGGCTCGCGCCCTGCGTCCCGGTCAACCGGGTGCTCGGCCTCGTGGTCAACGTCGGCCGGTCGCTGCCGTTCATCATCCTCATGGTCGCGGTCCTGCCGCTGACCAGGGCGGTCGTCGGCACCACCATCGGCACCGAGGCGGCGATCGTGCCGCTCACCATCGGCGCGATCCCGTTCTTCGCGCGGCTCGCCGAGACCGCCCTGCGCGAGGTCGACCCCGGTGTGGTCGCCGCGGCCCGTGCCATGGGCGCCTCACGCGGCCAGATCGTCGGCAAGGTCCTGCTGCGCGAGGCGCGGCCCGGTCTCGTGGCCGGCCTGACCGTCACCGTGATCACCCTGATCGGCTACTCGGCCATGGCCGGGGCGATCGGCGGCGGCGGCCTCGGCGACCTCGCCATCCGCTACGGCTACCAGCGCTTCGAGACCGGCACGATGATCGCCTGCGTGGCGGTGCTGGTCGTGCTGGTCCAGGTCATCCAGATGCTGGGCGATCTCCTCGTCCGGCGGCTCTCCCACAAGTAA
- a CDS encoding MetQ/NlpA family ABC transporter substrate-binding protein encodes MLRKITVALSAAALALTAACGGAAESNDDALVIGASPSPHAEILTFVKDNLAADAGLDLEIQEFSDYVQPNIALSDGTLDANYFQHKPYLEDFKAEKGLDLTWVGDVHLEPLGVYSEKAKSLDALKSGSVVAIPNDATNGARALTLLADQGVITLKDGAGVTATEKDVTANPKNLEFKALEAAQLPRSLQDVDAAVINGNYAIAGGLVPSEDALALESADGNPYANGLVVKTGDETDPQITKLMELLRSPETRAFIEKQYKGSVLPAS; translated from the coding sequence GTGCTCCGTAAGATCACCGTTGCCCTGTCCGCCGCGGCCCTGGCGCTCACCGCGGCCTGCGGCGGCGCCGCCGAGTCGAACGACGACGCCCTCGTCATCGGCGCGAGCCCCTCCCCGCACGCCGAGATCCTCACCTTCGTGAAGGACAACCTCGCCGCGGACGCGGGCCTGGACCTGGAGATCCAGGAGTTCTCCGACTACGTCCAGCCGAACATCGCGCTCAGCGACGGCACGCTCGACGCCAACTACTTCCAGCACAAGCCCTACCTCGAGGACTTCAAGGCCGAGAAGGGCCTCGACCTCACCTGGGTCGGCGACGTGCACCTGGAGCCCCTCGGCGTCTACTCCGAGAAGGCCAAGTCCCTCGACGCGCTCAAGAGCGGCTCCGTCGTGGCGATCCCCAACGACGCCACCAACGGCGCCCGGGCCCTGACCCTGCTCGCCGACCAGGGCGTCATCACCCTCAAGGACGGCGCGGGCGTCACCGCCACCGAGAAGGACGTCACCGCCAACCCCAAGAACCTCGAGTTCAAGGCCCTGGAGGCCGCGCAGCTCCCGCGCTCCCTCCAGGACGTCGACGCCGCCGTCATCAACGGCAACTACGCCATCGCGGGCGGCCTGGTCCCGTCCGAGGACGCCCTCGCGCTGGAGTCCGCCGACGGCAACCCGTACGCCAACGGCCTCGTGGTGAAGACCGGTGACGAGACCGACCCGCAGATCACCAAGCTGATGGAGCTGCTCCGCTCCCCCGAGACCCGCGCCTTCATCGAGAAGCAGTACAAGGGCTCGGTCCTGCCCGCGAGCTGA
- a CDS encoding DUF6745 domain-containing protein — protein sequence MPFTATPADRPRAEAGAAAAYRAAGLPEPSHILWVPSPFTGAVLAALLDPELPETRAELASLIPAGTCTLRSPGVPERALPSAEAAELLPRLGAGAPVRERVRSLPWEAERAAAYAELGPAGWAETWARTGGPTWEPVNGLVARIRAALGELGGEEHGSRLRGASLDAVLGQHDAPWLGLFASLGRLAPLHGLAEVAASAGWWWPRENLVILSERPSRLCRDEPGRLHSGDGPALAYPDGFALHAWRGMPFPAGFVDTLAALTPAKIRAEDNTELRRIMLEHFGYDRYLAESGAAPVHKDETGTLWRIELPFDEPVVMVEVLNSTPEPDGSVRTYYLRVPPEVRTAREGVAWTFGLTAQEYHPEKET from the coding sequence ATGCCCTTCACCGCGACCCCCGCAGACCGCCCCCGCGCCGAGGCCGGGGCGGCCGCCGCCTACCGCGCGGCGGGCCTGCCCGAGCCGTCCCACATCCTGTGGGTCCCCTCCCCGTTCACCGGGGCGGTCCTCGCCGCCCTGCTCGATCCGGAACTGCCGGAGACGCGGGCGGAACTCGCCTCCCTGATCCCGGCGGGCACCTGCACGCTGCGCTCCCCGGGCGTCCCCGAGCGCGCGCTACCGTCCGCCGAGGCGGCCGAGCTCCTTCCCCGGCTCGGCGCCGGCGCACCCGTCCGCGAGCGGGTGCGCTCCCTGCCCTGGGAGGCCGAACGGGCCGCCGCCTACGCCGAGCTGGGCCCGGCGGGCTGGGCGGAGACCTGGGCGCGGACGGGCGGGCCCACCTGGGAGCCGGTGAACGGGCTCGTCGCGCGGATCCGGGCCGCCCTCGGCGAGCTGGGCGGGGAGGAGCACGGCAGCCGGCTGCGCGGCGCGAGCCTGGACGCCGTCCTGGGCCAGCACGACGCGCCCTGGCTCGGCCTGTTCGCCTCCCTCGGCCGCCTCGCGCCGCTGCACGGCCTCGCCGAGGTCGCCGCGTCGGCGGGCTGGTGGTGGCCGCGGGAGAACCTGGTGATCCTCTCCGAGCGCCCGTCCCGGCTGTGCCGCGACGAGCCGGGCCGCCTGCACAGCGGCGACGGCCCCGCCCTGGCCTATCCCGACGGCTTCGCCCTGCACGCGTGGCGCGGCATGCCCTTCCCCGCCGGGTTCGTCGACACGCTCGCCGCGCTCACCCCGGCGAAGATCCGCGCGGAGGACAACACCGAGCTGCGCCGGATCATGCTGGAGCACTTCGGCTACGACAGGTACCTCGCCGAGTCCGGCGCGGCTCCCGTGCACAAGGACGAGACCGGCACCCTGTGGCGGATCGAGCTCCCCTTCGACGAGCCCGTCGTCATGGTCGAGGTGCTGAACTCCACCCCGGAGCCGGACGGCTCGGTGCGCACCTACTACCTGCGGGTGCCACCGGAGGTCCGGACGGCCCGCGAGGGCGTCGCCTGGACCTTCGGCCTGACCGCGCAGGAGTACCACCCGGAGAAGGAGACCTGA
- a CDS encoding STM4011 family radical SAM protein gives MLTILYRGPLASCDYDCPYCPFAKRRDSRAQLRADRAALARFAAWVAAREGDTAVLFTPWGEGLVRSWYRETMIELSHLPQVRRVAIQTNLGGRTAWTARADLDALALWTTYHPGQVSHERFLAKSRELTALGVRHSVGVVGQPEHLEAARRMRADLPGETYLWINAAEGLSYTDAEAADWTALDPLFSYSRHPHRSLGLPCRTGHDVVSVAGDGTVRRCHFVKTPLGNLYDGTFIPDRAPSACPNTLCDCHIGYLHLEPLGLYDVFTDGLLERIPAHL, from the coding sequence ATGCTGACGATCCTCTACCGCGGCCCCCTGGCCAGCTGCGACTACGACTGCCCCTACTGCCCGTTCGCCAAGCGCCGCGACAGCCGTGCGCAACTGCGCGCCGACCGGGCCGCCCTGGCCAGGTTCGCCGCCTGGGTCGCCGCCCGAGAGGGCGACACCGCGGTCCTGTTCACGCCGTGGGGGGAGGGCCTGGTCCGCTCCTGGTACCGGGAGACGATGATCGAGCTGAGCCATCTGCCGCAGGTGCGGCGGGTGGCGATCCAGACCAATCTGGGCGGCCGGACGGCCTGGACCGCCCGCGCCGACCTCGACGCCCTCGCCCTGTGGACGACGTACCACCCCGGACAGGTGTCCCACGAAAGGTTCCTCGCCAAGAGCCGTGAGCTCACGGCCCTGGGCGTACGGCACAGCGTCGGCGTCGTCGGGCAGCCGGAGCACCTGGAGGCGGCCCGGCGCATGCGCGCCGACCTGCCGGGGGAGACCTATCTGTGGATCAACGCCGCCGAGGGCCTGAGCTACACCGATGCCGAGGCCGCCGACTGGACGGCCCTGGACCCCCTGTTCTCCTACAGCCGCCACCCCCACCGCAGCCTCGGCCTGCCCTGCCGGACCGGCCACGACGTCGTCTCCGTCGCCGGGGACGGCACGGTCCGGCGCTGCCACTTCGTGAAGACGCCGCTCGGCAACCTCTACGACGGCACCTTCATCCCGGACAGGGCGCCCTCGGCCTGCCCCAACACGCTGTGCGACTGCCACATCGGCTACCTGCACCTGGAGCCGCTCGGCCTCTACGACGTGTTCACCGACGGCCTTCTGGAGCGCATACCCGCACACCTGTAG